The following proteins are encoded in a genomic region of Candidatus Paracaedibacteraceae bacterium:
- a CDS encoding ABC transporter substrate-binding protein — translation MLVLTGKARIRHGLLSFFYFFRFIISFVVLAVFLYAKPNTGHLPPQATEGFSVFEKRKYPDGFQNFEYVNPKAPKGGRVNLSSVGTFNSLNPFIVRGDYPAGIGLTLGMLMTDAKDRAGETYAFVAESIEVDLARKYVIFRINPKAQFDDGVKVTADTVIWSFNTLKEKGLPMFRTYYKNVPKVEKIGPLAVKFHLDDTKNPELPLILGQVYIFPKHFYEKQPFDQTTLTIAPSCGPYRIKKIEPGRSITYERVKNWWGEDIPSQRGKNNFDEIHFDFYLDPNSQFEAFKRGRIDIRSEPSMKTWKMGYDFPAVAQKLVIKEELVYKTTQPTYGFFFNTRRSIFQDIRVREALTILYNFDWVNRNVFYGGYTRNLSYYANSCFAAQNLPSDEELSVLNPYRNQLDSRLFNQEFVLNSLKKNADVRAALLRATELFKQAGWAIDNGVMRQIGTGVPFEFEILIDDQSKEKLCIPYTEFLERLGVKAIIRSVDKASYTQRVESKNYDMVLESVLQSNSLGNEQRDFFGSGRADVPGSRNFAGIKNPVVDGLIEALIQADSYGQLCQRARALDRVLLWNFYMIPGWSSGTIKVAYWDKFDHPEFTSPFSPFDIQTWWFDPQKAADLDAKLSSTPSGGFFRSLWGKVRGMFDDSNSN, via the coding sequence GAAAGCTCGTATTAGGCATGGGCTTCTGTCTTTCTTTTATTTTTTTAGATTTATCATTTCTTTTGTCGTTTTGGCTGTATTTTTGTACGCAAAACCCAACACAGGACATCTGCCCCCTCAGGCGACTGAGGGTTTTTCTGTTTTTGAAAAGCGAAAGTACCCCGACGGATTCCAAAATTTTGAGTACGTGAACCCCAAAGCCCCTAAGGGTGGACGTGTTAATTTAAGTTCTGTCGGAACGTTTAATAGTTTGAACCCCTTTATTGTGCGTGGTGATTATCCGGCTGGAATTGGTCTAACCTTGGGAATGTTAATGACTGATGCAAAAGATCGGGCTGGAGAAACCTATGCTTTTGTCGCAGAATCGATTGAAGTTGATCTTGCTCGTAAGTATGTTATTTTTCGAATTAATCCTAAAGCTCAATTTGATGATGGTGTCAAAGTAACGGCTGATACGGTTATTTGGTCTTTTAATACGCTCAAGGAAAAAGGCCTTCCGATGTTCCGGACCTATTATAAAAACGTTCCAAAAGTTGAAAAAATCGGGCCTTTAGCTGTTAAGTTCCATTTAGATGACACAAAAAACCCTGAACTTCCCTTGATTCTTGGGCAGGTTTATATTTTTCCTAAGCATTTCTATGAGAAACAACCCTTTGATCAAACGACATTAACTATTGCGCCGTCTTGTGGCCCGTATCGGATCAAAAAAATTGAGCCGGGCCGGAGTATTACCTATGAACGGGTAAAAAATTGGTGGGGTGAGGATATTCCAAGCCAGCGCGGCAAGAATAATTTTGATGAAATTCATTTTGATTTTTATTTAGATCCGAACTCTCAATTTGAAGCATTTAAACGCGGGCGGATTGATATTCGCAGCGAGCCTTCTATGAAAACGTGGAAGATGGGGTATGATTTTCCTGCGGTTGCACAAAAATTGGTTATAAAAGAAGAGCTTGTTTATAAAACCACCCAGCCAACCTATGGTTTCTTTTTTAATACCCGCCGTTCTATTTTTCAAGATATTCGGGTCAGAGAAGCGTTGACGATTTTGTATAATTTTGACTGGGTCAATAGGAATGTTTTTTATGGGGGGTATACCCGTAATCTGAGTTATTATGCCAATTCATGCTTTGCCGCACAGAATTTGCCGAGCGATGAAGAACTTTCAGTATTAAACCCCTATCGTAATCAACTTGATTCTCGGCTTTTTAATCAGGAGTTTGTCTTAAATTCGCTAAAGAAAAATGCGGACGTTCGAGCGGCACTGTTGAGAGCGACTGAATTGTTTAAACAGGCAGGATGGGCTATTGATAATGGCGTTATGCGCCAAATCGGCACAGGTGTGCCCTTTGAGTTTGAAATCTTGATTGATGACCAGTCCAAAGAAAAATTATGTATTCCCTATACTGAGTTTCTAGAGCGATTAGGCGTCAAAGCAATTATTCGATCTGTTGACAAGGCGTCTTATACACAACGTGTTGAATCCAAAAATTATGACATGGTGCTCGAGTCTGTTTTGCAAAGTAATTCACTGGGCAATGAACAGCGTGATTTCTTTGGGTCAGGGCGTGCAGATGTACCGGGGTCGCGGAATTTTGCAGGGATTAAAAACCCTGTGGTGGATGGTTTGATTGAGGCGTTGATCCAAGCTGATTCATATGGTCAGCTGTGCCAAAGAGCGCGTGCCTTGGATCGTGTCTTATTATGGAACTTCTACATGATTCCCGGTTGGTCAAGTGGAACAATTAAGGTTGCTTATTGGGATAAATT